One genomic window of Campylobacter fetus subsp. fetus includes the following:
- a CDS encoding ATP-dependent DNA helicase, with translation MLNDILNILNDSNLFLTGGGGVGKSYTIKEIISHYKSGFKNVVVLGSTGISAVGVGGVSCHSFFKFGISENFEELKLLDKKQKSKLNELKKILKNCDLLIIDEISMVSAELMEMISLRLIWSGFRGRVLLVGDFYQLPPVKKSVQNLLFSFNYAFSSNAWNSLNLTNVELRVSKRTKDISFYKILSKIRIGVIDDEICDFLKSKMVREIPNNITALFGRNYEADRLNEQRLNEINSSLETIVAKTKIYDNSLHSVALQKWISNLNSPCELRLKKGAKVMFLANKWGEYYNGEQGIIREFVKGDDGVEIILVQKDSGEVIGVEPHTYELYDYHMKDEELSQTLKANYMQFPLKLAYAITIHKSQGMSIEKFACNLDNIFANGQLYVALSRAISADGLYIQYTKNIDFADYLKKVVKIDNEVSDFYRNSKFIKENNI, from the coding sequence TTGTTAAACGATATTTTAAACATTTTAAATGATTCTAATCTATTTTTAACCGGCGGTGGCGGAGTTGGAAAAAGTTATACTATCAAAGAGATAATTAGCCACTATAAAAGCGGGTTTAAAAATGTAGTTGTGCTAGGAAGCACCGGTATAAGCGCTGTTGGAGTAGGAGGTGTTAGTTGTCATAGTTTTTTTAAATTTGGAATTAGCGAGAATTTTGAAGAGTTAAAACTTCTTGATAAAAAGCAAAAATCAAAGTTAAATGAGCTAAAAAAAATACTTAAAAATTGTGATTTATTAATCATCGATGAGATTTCCATGGTAAGCGCTGAGCTTATGGAGATGATAAGTTTAAGACTTATTTGGTCTGGATTTAGAGGCAGGGTTTTGCTTGTAGGGGATTTTTATCAACTTCCGCCAGTAAAAAAATCTGTTCAAAATCTATTATTTAGCTTTAATTACGCATTTAGCTCAAATGCTTGGAATAGTCTAAATCTCACAAATGTAGAGCTTAGAGTTTCAAAAAGAACTAAAGATATCAGCTTTTATAAGATACTATCTAAAATACGAATAGGAGTGATAGACGATGAAATTTGCGACTTTTTAAAAAGCAAAATGGTGCGTGAAATTCCAAACAATATAACTGCTCTTTTTGGTAGAAATTATGAAGCCGATAGATTAAATGAACAGCGTTTAAACGAGATAAACTCTAGTTTAGAGACGATAGTGGCTAAAACTAAAATTTATGATAACTCACTGCACAGCGTTGCTTTACAGAAATGGATTTCAAATTTGAATTCTCCTTGTGAACTTAGGCTAAAAAAGGGAGCTAAAGTTATGTTTTTAGCTAATAAATGGGGTGAATATTATAACGGAGAGCAGGGTATTATAAGAGAGTTTGTAAAAGGAGATGACGGAGTTGAGATTATTTTAGTGCAAAAAGATAGCGGAGAAGTCATAGGAGTAGAACCACATACTTATGAGCTATATGATTATCATATGAAAGATGAAGAATTGTCGCAAACTTTAAAAGCCAACTATATGCAGTTTCCTTTGAAATTAGCTTACGCCATTACTATCCATAAATCTCAAGGTATGAGTATAGAAAAATTTGCCTGTAACTTGGATAATATATTTGCAAACGGTCAGCTATATGTCGCACTTTCAAGAGCTATTAGCGCAGATGGACTTTATATACAATACACAAAAAATATAGATTTCGCAGATTATTTAAAAAAAGTGGTTAAGATAGACAATGAGGTTAGTGATTTTTATAGAAATAGCAAATTTATAAAGGAGAATAACATATGA
- a CDS encoding M15 family metallopeptidase, with amino-acid sequence MKRLVYSVLVLFFVGCAPKIDQIPQPEPILSLKFEQNASILPDLGKSIKANEFELLSKFFSVWNDEIKESKNELMWAFNIYKNSPNKKYYGESKLPRSDEWFLAQKNNANFDKFKSILQPAITIANTEVRDFPTIEKLFLDPSKAGEGYPFDYLQESVLGAFHPLLVSHFSKDGAWAFVKSDSLWGFVRSKDIKLLTKSEADEFQRYKFAVFTKDNEAIKDENGNFLFYSRIGSIFPYDSEDYFSFKFKNNFTISKEYAKQFQTINSQNLKTTLNELLGQNYGWGGENKLRDCSLFIKDYFSSFGVWLPRNSKAQGQIGRVINLKNLTNNEKKDMIKKYAIPFLTLLYMPGHIMIYAGDINGTLTSVHDSWGIKTKDNGRAMIGKIAITDLEIGKENESISDEALLLSKITSMNIIIQDEKSAFQNGYGVKIEDNKVIFDDNSSMIFDDGKQKTYDELIKRPSIKDMLAYDYPLLEPLDAKLIDAGRFRNEQFFSKIYGKTKNEVQSNLIDVVWLKNSVNKTFKFNSKNGAAKALQKVSDELDFMVKNNPNLLKYLDNPAGTFNYRKISKTDLLSAHSWGIAIDINVNMSDYWQWSKDGKYHNNIPKDIVEVFEKNGFIWGGRWEHFDTMHFEYRPEFSQIWLNKG; translated from the coding sequence ATGAAAAGACTTGTTTATTCTGTTTTAGTACTATTTTTTGTCGGGTGCGCTCCCAAAATAGATCAAATTCCGCAACCAGAACCTATACTTAGCCTTAAATTTGAGCAAAACGCAAGTATTTTACCAGATCTTGGTAAAAGTATCAAAGCTAACGAATTTGAGCTATTAAGTAAGTTTTTTAGCGTCTGGAACGATGAGATCAAAGAGAGTAAAAACGAGCTTATGTGGGCTTTTAACATATATAAAAACAGTCCAAATAAGAAGTATTACGGAGAGAGTAAACTCCCAAGAAGCGATGAGTGGTTTTTGGCTCAAAAAAATAATGCAAATTTTGATAAGTTCAAAAGCATTTTGCAGCCTGCTATTACAATTGCAAATACCGAAGTTAGGGATTTTCCAACTATAGAAAAACTATTTTTAGATCCATCTAAAGCCGGAGAAGGATATCCGTTTGATTACTTGCAAGAGTCTGTTTTAGGTGCTTTTCATCCACTTTTAGTATCTCATTTTAGTAAAGACGGTGCGTGGGCATTCGTAAAAAGCGACTCTTTGTGGGGTTTTGTTAGATCAAAAGATATCAAATTGCTAACAAAAAGTGAAGCAGATGAGTTTCAAAGATATAAATTTGCGGTATTTACAAAAGATAATGAAGCGATAAAAGATGAAAACGGTAATTTTCTGTTTTATTCTAGGATAGGATCGATATTTCCGTACGACTCTGAGGATTACTTCTCTTTTAAATTTAAAAATAACTTCACAATAAGCAAAGAGTATGCAAAACAGTTTCAAACAATAAATAGCCAAAATTTAAAAACAACATTAAATGAACTGCTTGGTCAAAATTATGGATGGGGTGGAGAAAACAAGCTAAGAGACTGCTCACTATTTATAAAAGATTATTTTAGCTCATTTGGTGTTTGGCTACCTAGAAACTCAAAAGCTCAAGGACAAATTGGCAGAGTTATAAATTTAAAAAATTTAACAAATAATGAGAAAAAAGATATGATAAAAAAATACGCAATTCCGTTTTTAACACTACTTTATATGCCCGGGCATATTATGATATATGCAGGAGATATAAACGGAACTTTAACATCGGTACATGACTCATGGGGGATAAAAACTAAAGATAACGGCAGGGCCATGATAGGCAAAATCGCCATAACCGATCTAGAGATAGGAAAAGAAAACGAAAGCATAAGCGATGAGGCTCTATTACTTTCTAAAATAACATCTATGAATATAATCATACAAGATGAAAAATCAGCATTTCAAAATGGTTATGGAGTGAAAATAGAAGACAATAAAGTAATTTTTGATGATAATTCTAGTATGATTTTTGATGATGGAAAACAAAAAACATATGATGAACTCATAAAGCGTCCAAGCATAAAAGATATGCTGGCTTATGATTATCCGCTGCTTGAGCCTCTTGATGCAAAACTTATAGATGCGGGGAGATTCAGAAATGAGCAATTTTTCTCAAAAATATATGGAAAAACAAAAAATGAAGTGCAATCAAATTTAATTGATGTCGTATGGCTTAAAAATTCAGTCAATAAAACATTTAAATTTAACTCAAAAAACGGTGCTGCAAAAGCACTGCAGAAAGTTAGCGACGAACTGGATTTTATGGTAAAAAACAATCCAAATTTATTAAAATACTTAGATAATCCAGCAGGAACTTTCAACTATAGAAAAATATCAAAAACCGATCTTTTATCGGCTCATAGCTGGGGTATAGCCATAGATATAAATGTCAATATGAGCGACTACTGGCAATGGAGTAAAGACGGGAAATATCATAATAATATACCAAAAGATATAGTAGAAGTTTTTGAAAAAAATGGTTTTATATGGGGAGGAAGATGGGAACATTTTGATACAATGCATTTTGAATATCGTCCGGAGTTTAGCCAAATATGGCTAAACAAAGGATAA
- the ftsZ gene encoding cell division protein FtsZ, with amino-acid sequence MGGFTVEENKNIYGAKIKVVGVGGGGGNMINHIVREGINNQDGMRSVDLIAANTDAQALEDSSATTRIQLGEKKTRGLGAGMVPEVGKEAALESYEEIKTTLEYSDIVFIASGFGGGTGTGAAPIIAQAAKEVGALTVAVITTPFAFEGKKRMRLALEGIEELKKECDSIVVIPNQKLMGIIDKKAGIKDSFKEVDNILARAVSGMSSIVLSSGKSDINLDFADVRTAMSHRGLSLMGVGEADGEEAAQEALKNAIQSPLLDDMNIKGAMGVLVHFRFHPSCPMSDISEAMLIVEDSADADADIFFGTLTDDTMEEGRVQVTLVATGFYDKNSTKQPEAAPVPEAVQEKREQNIFGAYRRASGYDVNVNSDDLDIPTVSRFKLD; translated from the coding sequence ATGGGCGGTTTCACAGTAGAAGAGAATAAAAACATATATGGCGCCAAAATAAAAGTTGTTGGAGTAGGCGGCGGCGGCGGCAATATGATAAATCATATTGTAAGAGAAGGCATAAATAATCAAGACGGAATGAGATCCGTTGATTTGATAGCTGCAAATACCGATGCTCAAGCATTAGAAGACTCTTCGGCTACAACTAGAATACAGTTAGGAGAGAAAAAAACTAGAGGTCTTGGTGCAGGTATGGTTCCTGAAGTCGGTAAAGAAGCTGCCCTTGAGAGTTATGAAGAGATCAAAACTACTTTGGAATATTCTGATATAGTTTTTATAGCGTCTGGATTTGGCGGCGGTACAGGTACCGGGGCAGCTCCCATAATTGCTCAAGCCGCTAAAGAGGTAGGCGCTTTAACGGTAGCTGTTATTACTACTCCTTTTGCTTTTGAAGGTAAAAAAAGAATGAGATTGGCTCTTGAAGGTATAGAGGAACTAAAAAAAGAGTGCGATAGCATAGTTGTTATACCAAATCAAAAACTTATGGGAATAATAGACAAAAAAGCTGGTATAAAAGATAGCTTTAAAGAGGTTGACAATATATTAGCTCGCGCTGTTAGCGGTATGAGTTCCATAGTATTGAGTTCTGGAAAAAGCGATATCAACCTTGACTTTGCCGATGTTAGAACTGCTATGAGTCATAGAGGATTATCTCTTATGGGAGTTGGAGAGGCTGATGGTGAAGAAGCAGCACAAGAGGCTCTTAAAAATGCGATCCAATCTCCGCTTCTTGATGATATGAATATCAAAGGCGCAATGGGAGTTTTAGTGCATTTTAGATTCCACCCAAGCTGCCCTATGAGTGATATAAGTGAAGCCATGCTTATAGTAGAAGATAGTGCAGACGCAGACGCTGATATATTCTTTGGAACTCTTACTGATGATACTATGGAAGAAGGAAGAGTTCAAGTAACTTTAGTAGCTACTGGTTTTTATGATAAAAACAGTACAAAACAGCCTGAGGCTGCTCCTGTGCCTGAAGCAGTTCAAGAAAAAAGAGAACAAAATATATTTGGTGCTTACAGAAGAGCATCTGGATATGATGTAAATGTGAATTCAGATGATCTAGATATACCAACAGTGAGCCGTTTTAAATTAGATTAA